The following are encoded in a window of Kitasatospora sp. NBC_01250 genomic DNA:
- a CDS encoding trypsin-like serine peptidase: protein MSLTERHRPGTGPRLRRATTTAAAAALTLFAATACGSSGSSPKAAPSAPAPAPATASVASASPSGLLGSLPSLSDLKKWNAHDWDTWAKQQHVLTQAVKGFWDLQKMLQAKPADPVAPPQQPTDGGNDPLPSAIQAQAIAHPYSQNPVDGKVFFDIGPDKHAVCSATVISDPQHPGKSNLIWTAGHCLTSGKTGQQYSNIAFVPAFNSSGEVSHGRQPTDKSQFAPFGVWDVSAAITSPQWTAEGGETGSAASQYDFAIMKVANPDGNGKSLEETVGGSVPVWFNAPRDQLKITAVGYPSAAPFDGMEMERCNGGQPSRLSFDASRPAMEVIGCTMTAGSSGGGWFAVKDGKPALVSNTSIGPEESGWLAGPYLDDVAKSALDYISKKN, encoded by the coding sequence ATGTCACTGACAGAGCGCCACCGTCCCGGCACCGGACCGCGGCTCCGGCGCGCCACGACCACCGCGGCAGCCGCCGCGCTGACCCTCTTCGCCGCCACCGCCTGCGGATCGAGCGGCAGTTCACCGAAGGCGGCCCCGAGCGCGCCCGCCCCGGCCCCGGCCACGGCCAGCGTCGCGAGCGCGAGCCCGAGCGGCCTGCTGGGCAGCCTGCCCAGCCTGTCCGACCTGAAGAAGTGGAACGCCCACGACTGGGACACCTGGGCCAAGCAGCAGCATGTGCTCACCCAGGCGGTCAAGGGCTTCTGGGACCTGCAGAAGATGCTCCAGGCCAAGCCCGCCGACCCCGTCGCCCCGCCGCAGCAGCCCACCGACGGCGGCAACGACCCGCTGCCCAGCGCGATCCAGGCCCAGGCGATAGCCCACCCGTACAGCCAGAACCCGGTGGACGGCAAGGTCTTCTTCGACATCGGCCCCGACAAGCACGCCGTCTGCTCGGCCACCGTCATCTCCGACCCGCAGCACCCGGGCAAGAGCAACCTGATCTGGACCGCCGGGCACTGCCTGACCAGCGGCAAGACCGGCCAGCAGTACAGCAACATCGCCTTCGTACCGGCCTTCAACAGCTCCGGCGAGGTCAGCCACGGCCGACAGCCCACCGACAAGAGCCAGTTCGCGCCGTTCGGCGTCTGGGACGTCAGCGCCGCGATCACCTCGCCGCAGTGGACGGCCGAGGGCGGCGAGACCGGCAGCGCGGCCAGCCAGTACGACTTCGCCATCATGAAGGTGGCCAACCCGGACGGCAACGGCAAGTCGCTGGAGGAGACGGTCGGCGGCTCGGTGCCGGTCTGGTTCAACGCCCCGCGCGACCAGCTGAAGATCACCGCGGTCGGCTACCCCTCGGCCGCGCCCTTCGACGGCATGGAGATGGAGCGCTGCAACGGCGGCCAGCCCTCCCGGCTCTCCTTCGACGCCTCCCGCCCGGCGATGGAGGTGATCGGCTGCACCATGACGGCCGGCTCCAGCGGCGGCGGCTGGTTCGCGGTCAAGGACGGCAAGCCCGCGCTGGTCAGCAACACCTCGATCGGCCCGGAGGAGAGCGGCTGGCTGGCCGGTCCCTACCTGGACGACGTGGCGAAGAGCGCGCTGGACTACATCAGCAAGAAGAACTGA
- a CDS encoding trypsin-like serine peptidase yields the protein MGGHPMARAPLGAALAVALTLVAGCGSGPEHRADLRNLRSWSAADWSRWAHQHLLKNEIAKDLWSPAAMKEATPADRAAPTPPPLPSPQPAASAPTGTASAQDTQNDPLPAPVQAQAEQHPYPAPLAVFGKLFAKSPQGTYVCSGTVVSDPQHPGKSNLVWTAGHCLHGGKGADWLKNIAFVPDYNSSGAASDGRQATLAEVAPYGRWWANYAMVSPQWMAEGGDSGGSVNQYDSGIIRVTDPDLPGKSLEEEVGGSVPIWFDAPRAQLAAVTAYGFPATKPFDGQELDSCAGGRPSRLSYDPSRPTMLTIGCTMTGGASGGGWLATGPDGRPALVSNTSIGPSPAAWVAGPELDDEARQMFTTMTQLG from the coding sequence ATGGGCGGGCACCCGATGGCCCGGGCCCCGCTCGGCGCGGCGCTGGCCGTCGCCCTGACCCTGGTCGCCGGCTGCGGCAGCGGCCCCGAGCACCGCGCTGACCTGCGCAACCTGCGCAGCTGGAGCGCCGCCGACTGGTCCCGCTGGGCCCACCAGCACCTGTTGAAGAACGAGATCGCCAAGGACCTCTGGTCGCCGGCCGCCATGAAGGAGGCCACCCCGGCCGACCGGGCCGCCCCGACCCCGCCGCCGCTCCCCTCCCCGCAGCCTGCGGCCTCGGCCCCCACCGGCACGGCGAGCGCCCAGGACACCCAGAACGACCCGCTGCCCGCGCCCGTGCAGGCACAGGCCGAGCAGCACCCCTACCCGGCCCCGCTCGCGGTCTTCGGCAAGCTCTTCGCCAAGAGCCCGCAGGGCACCTACGTCTGCTCCGGCACGGTGGTGAGCGACCCGCAGCACCCGGGCAAGAGCAACCTGGTGTGGACCGCCGGGCACTGCCTGCACGGCGGCAAGGGCGCCGACTGGCTGAAGAACATCGCCTTCGTCCCGGACTACAACAGCTCGGGCGCGGCCAGCGACGGCCGGCAGGCCACCTTGGCCGAGGTCGCGCCGTACGGCCGCTGGTGGGCGAACTACGCCATGGTCTCGCCGCAGTGGATGGCGGAGGGCGGGGACTCGGGCGGCTCGGTCAACCAGTACGACTCGGGGATCATCCGGGTGACCGACCCGGACCTGCCCGGGAAGTCCCTGGAGGAGGAGGTCGGCGGCTCGGTGCCGATCTGGTTCGACGCCCCGCGCGCGCAACTGGCCGCGGTGACCGCCTACGGGTTCCCGGCCACCAAGCCGTTCGACGGCCAGGAGCTGGACTCCTGCGCCGGTGGCCGCCCGAGCCGGCTCTCCTACGATCCGTCCCGGCCCACCATGCTGACCATCGGCTGCACCATGACCGGCGGGGCCAGCGGCGGCGGCTGGCTGGCGACCGGCCCCGACGGCCGGCCGGCGCTGGTGAGCAACACCTCGATCGGGCCCAGCCCGGCGGCCTGGGTGGCCGGTCCGGAGCTGGACGACGAGGCGCGGCAGATGTTCACCACCATGACCCAGCTCGGCTGA
- the hflX gene encoding GTPase HflX yields the protein MTSTFEDRDNSSATPGRGARRPADLRAEALMDEDLAAIDEDLGQYNYDGDQYDRSERAALRRVAGLSTELEDVTEVEYRQLRLERVVLVGVWTDGTAEEAENSLAELAALAETAGSQVLDGVIQRRDKPDAATYIGSGKAKELRDIVAATGADTVVCDGELTPGQLIHLEDVVKVKVVDRTALILDIFAQHAKSREGKAQVSLAQMQYMLPRLRGWGQSLSRQMGGGGAGSSGGGMATRGPGETKIETDRRRIREKMAKLRREIADMKKGRDTKRQERKRHQVPSVAIAGYTNAGKSSLLNRLTGAGVLVENALFATLDPTVRRAQTPSGRLYTLADTVGFVRHLPHHLVEAFRSTMEEVADADLILHVVDGSHPEPETQLAAVREVIVSVDAQNVPELVVINKADAADPHVLQRLLRREPHAIVVSARTGAGIEELLALIDQELPRPSVEVQALVPYTRGDLVSRVHAEGELLETEHTGEGTLLRAMVAAELAAELERYAVAVQH from the coding sequence ATGACCTCCACGTTCGAAGACCGCGACAATTCCAGCGCGACCCCTGGCCGCGGTGCCCGGCGTCCCGCTGACCTCCGGGCCGAAGCCCTGATGGACGAGGACCTCGCGGCCATCGACGAGGACCTCGGCCAGTACAACTACGACGGCGACCAGTACGACCGCAGCGAGCGTGCCGCGCTCCGCCGCGTGGCCGGACTCTCCACCGAGCTCGAGGACGTCACCGAGGTCGAGTACCGCCAGCTGCGCCTGGAGCGCGTGGTGCTGGTGGGCGTCTGGACCGACGGCACCGCCGAGGAGGCCGAGAACTCGCTCGCCGAGCTCGCCGCCCTGGCCGAGACCGCCGGCTCCCAGGTGCTCGACGGGGTGATCCAGCGCCGCGACAAGCCCGACGCCGCCACCTACATCGGGTCCGGCAAGGCCAAGGAGCTGCGCGACATCGTCGCCGCCACCGGCGCCGACACCGTGGTCTGCGACGGTGAGCTGACCCCTGGGCAGCTGATCCACCTCGAGGACGTGGTGAAGGTCAAGGTGGTCGACCGGACCGCGCTGATCCTCGACATCTTCGCCCAGCACGCCAAGTCCCGGGAGGGCAAGGCCCAGGTCTCGCTCGCGCAGATGCAGTACATGCTGCCGCGCCTGCGCGGTTGGGGTCAGTCGCTGTCCCGGCAGATGGGTGGTGGCGGCGCCGGCTCGTCCGGCGGCGGCATGGCGACGCGTGGTCCCGGTGAGACCAAGATCGAGACCGACCGGCGCCGGATCCGCGAGAAGATGGCGAAGCTCCGCCGGGAGATCGCCGACATGAAGAAGGGCCGGGACACCAAGCGCCAGGAGCGCAAGCGCCACCAGGTACCGTCGGTGGCCATCGCGGGCTACACCAACGCCGGCAAGTCCTCGCTGCTCAACCGGCTCACCGGCGCCGGTGTCCTGGTGGAGAACGCGCTGTTCGCCACCCTGGACCCGACCGTGCGCCGGGCCCAGACCCCGAGCGGCCGGCTCTACACGCTGGCCGACACCGTCGGATTCGTCCGGCACCTGCCGCACCACCTGGTCGAGGCCTTCCGCTCGACCATGGAGGAGGTCGCCGACGCCGACCTGATCCTGCACGTGGTGGACGGTTCGCACCCCGAGCCGGAGACCCAGCTGGCGGCGGTCCGCGAGGTGATCGTCTCGGTCGACGCGCAGAACGTGCCGGAGCTGGTGGTGATCAACAAGGCCGACGCCGCCGACCCGCACGTGCTGCAGCGCCTGCTGCGCCGCGAGCCGCACGCCATCGTGGTGTCGGCCCGTACCGGCGCGGGGATCGAGGAGCTGCTCGCGCTGATCGACCAGGAGCTGCCGCGCCCGTCGGTCGAGGTCCAGGCGCTGGTCCCGTACACCCGGGGCGACCTGGTCTCGCGGGTGCACGCCGAGGGCGAGCTGCTGGAGACCGAGCACACCGGTGAGGGCACGCTGCTGCGCGCCATGGTGGCGGCCGAGCTGGCCGCCGAGCTGGAGCGCTACGCGGTGGCCGTCCAGCACTGA